A window of Deltaproteobacteria bacterium genomic DNA:
GCCTGGTGGAAGGAAGCTTCCGCGCCGGCAAGCCCTACGACGTGTACCACGCCGCCACCCTGGGTGCCGCCAAGGCCCTGCGCCGCGACGACCTGGGACGGCTGGCGCCGGGCGCCAAGGCCGACATGATCCTCGCGGACCTGCGCCGCACCCACTTCGGCGCCGTGCGCGATCCCATCAAGTCCCTGGTGGAAGGCGGCAGCGGCAGCGACATCGAAACCATTATCGTGGACGGGGAGACGCTGCTGGAAGGCGGCCGTCCCACGCGTTTCGATGAAGCCGAATTGCTGACCGAGATCCAGGAAGGCGCCCAGCCGCTGTGGGACTCCGTGCCCGAATGGCGCGCCCTGGGCGAGACCATCGACGACGTGGCCCCCATGAGCTACCCGGTGCGGCCGCGTTGAACAGCCGGTTGGACTAGTGTGGTGTCAATCCGACCAGGGACGCCAAGGTCTCGGGAGCACCTCTTTCAGGCGCCCCGACGGGCGTCCGAGGAGGCCGCGGTGCCGACCATCGAGAGACAAGGCGTCACCCTCTACTACGAAACCCACGGCGCGGGGCGTCCGTTCCTGTTCCTGAGCGAGACCGCGTGCCACTGCGACGTGTGGAAGCTCCACCAGGTGCCCGAGTTCTCCCGCGGCCATCAGGTGATCCTGTACGACTATCGCGGCACCGGCCGTTCGACCTGGCCGTCGGGGCCCTACAGCGTCAAGGATTTCGCCGACGACGCGGCGGCGGTCCTGGAACACTTGGACGCTCGCGACGCGGTCGTATGCGGCCATTCCATGGGTGGCTCGGTGGCCCAGGTCATGGCCCTGGACCATTCCGACCGGGTCTCCGCCCTGATCTGCGCCTCGGGCCGCGCCTTCAATCCGACGCCGGGCATCCCGCTGCGAATCGCCAAGGAAATGGTGGAGTGGGGCTACAAACAGTACCTGCGCGACCACGGCATCCTCGTGGGCTTCACCGACGCGTTCGTCAAGCGGTACCCTCACCGGGTGGAAGGCTATCTGGCGGTGCGATTGGCACACCTCAACCCGGTGGAACAGTATTTTCGCCACGTCATCGCGCGCCAAGCGCACGACGTGAAGGAACGCCTCAAGGAAATCCGCATGCCCACGCTGATCCTGGTGGGGGCGGAGGAGCACAACGTCACCAGCGACACGTCGTTGCGGCAGGCCGCGGACGAGCTGGCCGCCGGAATTCCGGGAGCGGAATTCGTCGAGCTCGAGGGCGAGAGGCACAGCTATTTCTTCGTGAACCCCGACGCGGCCCACGCCGCGATCCGGAAGTTCCTGGCCGGTTGACCCGGAAACGGCCGACGCGGCGCCACGCCGCCGCCTTGACGCCGCCATGGACGCGGCCCGCGGGAGGACAAGGATGAACGCGATCTTTCAAACGGAACCCAACATGGCCTTCGTCATCCTGCGCCTGGGCCTGGCCGTGACCTTCTTCGCCCACAGTTCAATGCATCTCATCGGCTGGTTCGGCGGCAGGGGCATCAAGGGACAGACGGGCAACTGGCGCGACAAGTATCACATCCCCGTGTGGATCGGCGTCATCGGCATCCTCACGGAGGCGCTCAGCGTGCCAGCGTTGATCCTGGGCTTCTTCACCCGCCCGCTGGCCCTCGGCCTGATGATCTTCCTCGCGGTGGCCACCTGGAAGAGTCACGTGGAGTTCGGTTTCTTCCTGTCCGGCGGCGGCCGCAAGGGCATGGGCATCGAATATTGCCTCGCCCTCTTCCTGATGGCGTTCGCGCTTCTGGTGGGCGGCGCGGGAGCGCTGTCCATCGACGGGATGCTCGCCCGGTAGTATCGACGTCCGTCGTTTCTCCCGCCGCCCGTTACGATGTCCGTTTCCGCGATCCGGACGCGCTTGAGCGCGGGGTTCGACGGGCACCGGCTCGGGAGGCCGTCGCGGATGCGGCGCGCTTTCTTGTCCGGGGCTTGCCTGCCGCGCGCCGCCGGGCCAGCAGGGCCGTGACCGTCCTGTAGACCATCCAGCCGACCGCGGCGGCGATCCACACCGGGGCGCTGGCCTGCAGGATCACATCGCGATCCCGGTAGAGCAGGAAACAGAGCACGGTCCAGCCGAGGCTGAGCCACAGGAGCACGATGGCGGAACGCATGGACTGCTAGTGTCTGGTCAGGCCGGCGCTCACCGCCTACGCGGTCTCGGCCGCCGCTTTCCTCAGTGCGCGCCACACGCGTTCCGGCGTCAGCGGCAACTCGTGGATGCGGACCCCCGTGGCCTGCGCCAGGGCGTTGCAGACGGCCGGCGCCACCGGGATGATGCCGCCCTCCCCCATGCCCTTGGCGCCGTAGGGGCCGGGGCCGTCACCGTTCTCCAGCAGGCATGACTCGAAGATCCGGGGAATGTCCCGGAAGGCCGGCACCCGGTAGTCCACGAGGTTCGGATTGAGCGGCTGTCCGTCCGCGTAGATCAGCGACTCGAACAGGGTATGGCCCATGGCCATGACCGCGGCGCCCTCGTCCTGGCCCTCGGCCTGGCGCGGGTTGATGGCGCGGCCGACGTCGGCCACGCTGCTGTAACGCTCCACCGTCAACTCGCCGGTGTCCCGGTCCACCGCCACCACCGCACCGCCGATGCCCACTTCCCAGAAGATCGGCAGGATCGGCGAGATGCCGCCGCCGGCACGCACGTAGCCGCGGCCGATGAGCTCGCCGCCCGGCATGCCGAAGTAGCCCGACACCACCTCCGAGAAATCCCGCCGGGCCTCGCCGCACCAGGCCGCCCCACCCTTGAGCATCACCCGCTCCGGCTCGACGCCGAACTGCTCCGCGGCGATGGCCTTGACCTGCCGGTGGACGTCGGCGGCGGCGAACTTGACCGCGGTGCCCATCACCGTGGTGGAGCGGCTCGCGCCGGTAGAGCGGTCGAACGGCGTGGTATGGGTATCGGTGCCGCGCAGCCTCACGCGCTCGAACGGCACGCACAACTCCTCCGCCACAATCTGGCTCAGCACCGTGCGCGCGCCCTGCCCCACTTCGGTGCTGCCGGCCATGACCACCACGTCGCCGTCGCTCAGCAGACGCACGATGGCCGTGGATACGGGATTGGCCTCGCTGTCGGTGATGCCCACGGCGAAGCCCGTGCCGCCGCCGGCCGGCGGGGCTCCCGTCTGCCGGACCATCTCGGCCACTCGGTTGAGTCCCTCGCGCAGGTCACCGTCGACGCCGCGGGAGTTCGGGCGGATCGCCTCGTCGCGGTCCAGCAGGTGGCGCAGGCGGTACTGAAGGGGATCCAGCCCCAGCGCTTCGGCGATGCGGTCCATCTGCGCCTCCACCGGCCAGATCGACTGGGGGCCGCCGATGGAGCGCATGGAGCCGGCCGGCACGGAGTTGGTGTAGATGCCGTAGCTGTCGGAGCGGAAGTTGGCGCAGCGATAGGCGCCGTGCACGCGCAGGACGGCCCGCGCCACCACTCGCGGCCCGTTGTCGGCATAGGCGCCCGTGTCCAGGTACATCTTGACCTCGCGCGCCATGATGGTGCCGTCGCGCTTCACGCCGGTCTTGATGTGGCAGCGGGCCGAATGGCGCCGGGCGGTGAGCATGGACTCCGTGACGGAGTGTTGCAGGCGCACCGGCTGCCCCGGGGTCTTGCGCGCCAGCGCCACCACCAAGGGCTCGATCTTGAGGTACGACTTTCCGCCGAAGGCGCCGCCCACGTAGGGCACCACCACCTGCACGTCGGTCATGGAGAGACCGAAGAGTTTCGCCAGCTCGGAGCGGATCAGGAAGGGATGCGCCGAGGCGGACCACAGCGTGACCTGCCGCCCCCGCACCAGCGCGGTGGTCGTGTGGGGCTCCATGGAGTAGTGGCACACCATGGGGAAATGGAACGTGTCCTCGAAGATCTCGTCGGACTGCGCGAAGCCCCGGTCGGCATCGCCGAGCTCGATGTGCTCGTGGTGGCAGATGTTGGGGTGCTCGCGCGCGTCCGAGAGGTTCACGTCGTGGAAGTCGCCCGACCCCGCCGCGCGCTCGTGCAGCACCGGGGCGCCGTCCGCCAGGGCCTCGTCCAGCGAAGTGACGCAGGGCAGCTCATCGTACTCGACCTCGATGCGCGAGATCGCCTCCTCGGCCGCCAGCGCGCCGTGCGCGGCCACCGCGGCCACGGGTTCGCCCACGTGGCGCACCCGCTCCATGGCCACGATCGGACGGTCGCGCAGGCAGTGGCCGTAGTAGGGGTCCATGTCGCCCAAGTCGTCCCGGGACAGCACCGCCACCACGCCCGGGACGCGCAGCGCCGCGCTCACGTCGATGGAACGAACCCGGGCGTGGGCATGCGTGCCGCGCAGCACCCGCGCCTCAAGGGTGCCGGGGATGTCCAGGTCGCCGGCGTACATGGCCGCGCCGGTGACCTTGTCGACGCCCTCGATGCGGTTCCGGGGCGTGCCGACGACCTCCATGGCCGTGGATGCGCGTCCCGCTCTAGCCATAGATCACCACCGAACGAATGCTCTTGCCCTCGTGCATGAGGTCGAAGGCACCGTTGATGTCCTCCAGCGGCATGGTGTGGGTGATCATGTCGTCGAGGTTGATCTCGCCCGCGGTGTAGCGGTCGACGTAGCCGGGAAGCTGCGAGCGGCCCTTGACGCCGCCGAAGGCGGTGCCGCGCCACACCCGACCGGTGACGAGCTGGAACGGCCGCGTGCTGATCTCCTTGCCGGCCCCCGCCACCCCGATGATGGTGGACTCGCCCCAACCCTTGTGGCAGCACTCCAGGGCCGCGCGCATGGTGTCGACGTTGCCGATGCACTCGAAGGAGTAGTCCGCGCCGCCGTCGGTCATGTCCACCAGCACCTCCTGGACGGGGCGGTCCGAGTCCCTGGGGTTCAACACGTCCGTGGCGCCCAGGCGTTGCGCCATGTCGAACTTGGCCGGGTTGGTGTCGACGCCGATGATGCGGCCGGCCTTGGCCATGACCGCGCCCTGGATCACGCTCAGGCCGATGCCGCCCAGGCCGAACACGGCCACCGTGGCGCCGGCCTCCACCTTGGCGGTGTTGAGCACCGCGCCGATCCCCGTGGTGACGCCGCACGCCAGCAGGCAGACCTTCTCCAGCGGGGCCTTGGGGTCGATTTTCGCCACGGAGACCTCCGGCAACACCGTGTACTCGCTGAACGTGGACGTTCCCATGTAGTGGAAGATGGGCTTGCCGCCGAGGGTGAACCGGCCGGTGCCGTCGGGCATGACGCCCTGGCCCTGGGTCACGCGGATGGACTGGCACAGGTTGGTCTTGCCCGAGCGGCAGTAGTCGCACGCGCGGCATTCGGGCACGTACAGGGGAATCACGTGGTCGCCGGCCTTCACCGTGGTGACGCCCGCGCCCACCTCCTCCACCACCGCGCCGCCCTCGTGTCCGAGGATGGAGGGGAACAGTCCCTCGGGATCGGCGCCCGAGAGGGTGAACTCGTCGGTGTGGCAAACGCCGGTGGCGACGATACGCATCAGCACCTCCCCTTCCCGGGGTCCTTCGACGTCGACTTCGACCACTTCCAGGGGCTTGCCGGCTTCAAATGCAACGGCCGCGCGTGACTTCATATTCGGCTCCTTTCCGCATGCCCGCCAGGGCAATTTCTACGCACCCGGCCCAACCGTTATCGGGCTTCCTTGCGCCCGCACAGAATCGAGAAGACTTCACAGGCGATGCCGGTGGCCTCGTAGCCGTCCACGCCGTTGGCCTGCGCGATGGCGAACATCTGGTAGACCAGTGAGCTGAAGGGCACCGGGATCTCCATCTCCCGGGCGACGTCGAGGCCGAAGCCCACGTCCTTGGGCATCCACGACTTTCGGGGCTTGAACTCGCCGCTCACGATGATCCGGGTGACGCGCTCCAGGGCGTCGGAGTAGTTCTGCGAGCTGCGAATGAAGTTCTCGAAGTCCTCCTCGTTGAGACCCCCCGCCTTGAGCCAGTTATACACCTCCACCATACCCATGTGCATGATGCCGCTGAACATGGCGTTGGCGGTCTTCACGAGCTTGGCGTTGCCCAGTTCGCCCATGTAGACGACTTTCTTCCCCATGGCCTGGAAGACAGCCAGGTTCTCGTCGTAGAGCGGCCGCGGGCCGGAGGCCCAGATGGAGAGGGTCGCCGCCGCGGCGGCTTCCTCCACGCCGCTGACGGAGGCGTCGAGCAGCGCCCAGCCGCGCTCCCCGAGGGTCCCGTTCACGTCCAGGACGGTCTTCTTGTCGATGCTGCTGAAATCCACCCAGGTGCGCGCGCCTCCGGCCGCCTCCGACAGGCCCCCTTCACCCAGCGCCACCTGGCGCACGGCCGCGCCGTAGGGCAGCATGGAGAGCACCACGTCACTGGCCTCGGCCACCTCCCGTGGGCTGCCCTTGAACACCGCGCCGTTCTCCTCGAGCGGCCGGGTCACCTCCCGGCGGACATCGTTGACCACGACGCCGAAGCCGGCCTTGAGCAGGTTGGCGGCCATGCCGCTGCCCATTCCGCCCGTACCGATGAATCCGATCTGCTTCACGAGTGTCTCCTTGGTTTTCGTGCGCCTTGTCGGAGAATGCGCTGGATCTGCCGCAGGCGGCCTTCATCCTCGGCTTCCAGGCGAACCCCCGGGGGCAGCCCCTCGATCAGCTTGCGCGCGTTGGCGATACGCACCGCGGTCGCCGGGTGGGTCGACAGAAAGCTCGGCGCGGAGCCGCCGCCCTTCTCCTTTTGCAGCGTTTCAAAGAAGCTGACGAGCCCACGCGGATCGTAGCCCGCCCGGTGCATGAGCCCCAGGGCAAAGACGTCCGCTTCGTGCTCGGCCTCGCGGCTGAACGTGTTGAGGTATCCCATGGCCGCCAGGCCGCCGAGAGCCGCGGTGGCCCGCCCCGCTTCGGCGCCCGCGGCGATTTGGGCGGCGGCCGCACCCGCCTGCCGCAGAATGTTGGTGGCGAGGGCGCGGTTGAAGTTGCGGGCGACGTGGCGCTTGGCCACATGCCCGATCTCGTGGGCGATGACCGCGGCCAGCTCGCTCACGTTCCGCGCCGCGAGAATGGTACCGGTGTAAAGGTAGATATGGCCCGCGGGCGCGGCGAACGCGTTGACGTCGTCATTGGGGACGACCTTGAAACGGTAGCTGAACGGCTGGGGCGCCGCGTGTTCAAGAAGCCGCGCACCGATGGCGGAGATGTATCGGGCAACGGTGGCATCGCGCACCAATTCGGTGCGGAGCTCGAAATTGCGTGAGAAGTCGGCTCCCAGGCTGCGCTCGTCCTCTACGCTCAAGGGGGCACAAGCCCCCAACACCGCCATCAGCAGCGTGCCCACCGCCGACCGGACAAATCCCGGGAAACGCATCGCCTAAGATTAACCGGCGCAACCTTGCCTTACAAGCGTTGCGGGCGCCGTTGCGCCCTCGGGACCGGCCGGGTCGCGGCGGCCGCTGCCGGGCGGTTTCTCAAGACCCTCCGGTGCGTTACAATCCAGCGTCATGGCTTCCAATCCCAAGAAGATCGCCGGTGAACACGCCGCGGACTATGTAACGCACGACATGATCGTAGGTCTGGGAACGGGCTCGACGGCCTATTTCGCCATCGTCCGGCTGGCCCAGAGAATCCGTGACGAATCGCTGCGCATTCGCTGCATCCCCACGTCCGAGAGTTCGGCGACCCTGGCGCGGGAACTCGGCATCCCCCTCACCAGTTTCGCGGAGGTGCTTCACGTCGACGTCACCATCGACGGCGCCGACGAGGTGGACCCGGCATTCAACCTCATCAAGGGCGGCGGCGGAGCGCTCCTGCGCGAAAAGTTCGTCGCCTCCGCGAGCGAGACCGAGTTGATCATCGTCGACGAGAGCAAGCTGAAAGAGCGCCTAGGCGCCTTTCCCCTGCCCGTGGAGGTCGTGCCGTTCGGCTGGCAGATGACGCGAAAGCGCCTGCGGGACCTCGGCTGCGACGCGCGTTTCCGCTCGTCGGACAACGCCCCGTTCGTGACCGACAACGGCAACTACATCCTGGACTGCTCGTTCGGCGTCATTGAGGATCCGCCCACCCTGGAACGCGAGATCGTCGGGACCTGCGGTGTCGTGGAGTGCGGGATCTTCAGCGGGCTCGCCACCCGGATCCTCATCGGCACGTCCGACGGGAACCTGGTTGAGCGGGCGGACCCGGAGAAGCTCACCTGACGGGACCGGCTACCAGCGTTCCCGGTTCCCACCACCGCCGCGGTTGTCTCCGAATCCGCCGCGGCGTTCCTGAGGACGCGCCTCGCTGACCGTCAACTTGCGTCCCCCCAACTCCGTTTCGTGCAGGGCATCGATGGCCTGTTGTGCCTCGTCCCCCGACCCCATCTCCACGAAACCGAATCCGCGCGAGCGGCCCGTGAACTTGTCGGTGATGATCCTGGCGGACACCACCGTGCCGTGCGCGGCAAACACGTCCTGGAGTTGATCTTCCGTTGTCGCGTAGGGCAGACCGCCCACATACAGCTTCTCGTTCATGCTTTCCTCCGTCTTTTCTCTTTTCGACCCCGCGACAGGACACGATGAAAGCCGAACGCAATAGGGACGATCGAAGCTCTCGGACCGGGTTTGGATCTTACGCGATCTCTCACAAGGCGAAAAAGATATCGTTCATTTGTCAACCCGTTGTACCTTATATTGACCCGCTACCCTTTTTGTCAACTGGGTTCCGCAAATTCACTAATCGTTAACCGCTAATGTCATTAGCGCAAAAGGCGATACCAGAGTGGCGTCCCCAAGGCGACGAGCAGGAAGAAGACGCCGGCGCCGGCGAACATCGGCGCGAAACCCCACGTGTTGGCCGCCCACCCGAGCACCAGCGGAAGAGCCATGGGCGACATGTTCCAGCCGAGTCCGGTGGCGGCCATCACCGCCGACCGATCGCTGGCGCGGCTGAGGTCCACCGCCTGAACCTGATTGAGCAGGTCCGCCACGGCCCCGGCCATGCCCAGGCCGGCGATGCAAAGACCTAGAAGCAGCCATCCTTGCGTCCAGATGCTGGCGAGGATGCACAGCCCCAACCCGGCCATGCTGATCGCGTAGAACCCCTTCTCGCGTTCGATGGTGATCTCGGAGCCCAAGGCCAGTCCGATGGCCACCGGACCGATGGAACGCACCGCGATGATCACGCCGATCCAGCCCTCGGCAAAGCTCAAGTCGCTCATGTAGACTGGGTAGATGGACTGGGTGATGCCGAAGGGCACGGCCGCCGCGCACGAACTCGAGATGAGCAGCCAGGTCCGCCCCCGCAGCAGACGGCGGCTCATCCCCACGGTCGTCTCCCACACCGTGCGGCCGCCGTGCACGCGGATGGGCGGGAGCACGAAGCCCAGCAACATGCCCAGCACCGAAGCGAAAGTCACCAGGGCGAACGTATAGCCGTATCCCAGCCAGCCCGCGAGCACGCCGCCGAGGGCCAGCCCCAACAGTTGGCCCGTGTAGTTGGCCGCCGACAACTGCCCGAGCATCTTGCCCGGATAGCGGCTGGAGAGCTGGCTCGCCATGGACTGGGCCGGAACCCAGAACATGCTGCGCGAGAGGTTCGCCAGGCCGCTTGACAACATCAGCGAGAGGAACCCCCCCGCCAGGGCCAGCGTGACGGCCGCAAGCACGTTCAGGGAATAGCAGGCCTGGAGCATGCGGTGCTCGCCGTAGCGGTCGGCCAGGGCGCCGCCAACGAAGCGCATGATGATGGTCAGCAAGTAGGGGAGCCCCACCAGCGACCCGATGTCGAGCACGGAGAGCCCCAGGCTCACGCCGACGAGCGGCGTGAGCACGAACAACATGCCGTTGCACATGTTCCACAGGAGCGCGCCCGCGAAGAGGATTCCCCGCGCCGGTCGGATGCGGCCCGTATCGTTCATCGAATGTCTGGTTGGAGGCGGGGGGCGGGTATCCGCCGCGCCCTTATCCGTCCCGGTCCAGGGCGTAGTAGGCGGCGCAGTTGTCCCACAGGATCTTGTGCTTGTCTTCCTCGCTGATGGTGGCGAGATCGAGGAAGCTTTCCACCGCGTGGGGGAACTTGGAGTCACCGTGGGGATAGTCGGTGGAGAACACGATACGCTCGTTGCCGAGGTAGTCGATGACGTACTTCACCGGCTCCTCGTCCGGTTCCACGGACACGAAGCACTGGCGCTTGAAGTACTCGCTCGGGGGCATGGCCAGATCCGGCGACCAGACGTCCGCCTCCCTCTCGCATGCCTCGTCCATGCGCCAAAGGAGCCAGGGCAGCCAGCCGCAGTTGGCCTCCAAGAAGGCCACCCTCAGGTTCGGATGCCGCGCCAGCACGCCTCCCGCGCAGATGCTGCCCATGGCCAGCATTTGCTCCACGGGCTGGGCGAACACGCGCCGCAGCATGAAGTTGGGTTCGAACTGGTCGCCCACCTGACGCACGCCCGAAGACGAGGACTCGTGCAGTCCCAGGGGCATGTGGAGCTCTTCCAGGGCGCTCCAGAGGGGCTCGTAACAGGGGTCGTGGAAGCTGCGGTCGTTGACGGGATTCGAGCGCATGAAGATGCCCCGGAAGCCCAGTTCCCTGGCGCAGCGGGTCGCCTCCGCCACCGCCGCGTCGACGTCGAAGGGCGACAGCATGCCCGCGCCCAGCAGGCGCGTGGGGTCGGCCGCGCAGAAATCGTGAAGCCAGTTGTTGTAGGCCCGCGCCACGGCGGCGGCGAAACGCGGTTCCATGTCCGCCTCGCTCAGGGCCTGGAGGCCGCGCGTGGGATAGAGCACCGCCACATCGATGCCCTCGATGTCCATGGCTTCCAGTTGCACCTCCGGCGTCCAGCCCCGCTCCGCGTGGGTGCCGTAGATGCCCTGGTTCTTCTTGAAGTTGTGCCCCTGAGTGACGTTGCCGGCATGGACCTCGGGGAGGCCCCAGAGCCTTCCGTCCGGATGGACCATGCGCAGGTCGCGCACGTTCTCGCTGGTGACGCCGCGGGGGGCGTAAGGCCTGAACTCGGGCTCCAGGTACTTCTCCCACAAGTCCGGCGGCTCCATGATGTGCATGTCGCTGTCGAGAATGCGGTATCCGTTCTTGGCCATCTGTTCCTCCCGTCGGACTCGGACCCGGCCTATCCCTTCCAGGCGCCCCACGCCAGGCTGAGCCACCCCACCAGGAACGCGAGCCCGCCGATGGGGGTGATCGCGCCCAGCCAGCGGATGCCCGAAAGGCTCAGGACGTAAAGGCTGCCCGAGAACACCACCGTGCCGACGACGAACGACCAGCCGGCCACCAGGAACTCGGGACGGGGCCAGCGCCCGAACGCCAGCGCCACGGCCACCAGTCCCAGCGCGTGGTACATCTGATAGCGCACGCCTACCTCGAAGATGTCGAACATCTCGACCGAGAGCCGGCTGCGCAGGCCGTGGGCGGCAAACGCGCCCAGCGCGACCCCGGCAAACCCGGACAAGGAACCCAGCAGCAGGAACAGACGATCGGCGCCCACGAGAACTCCGGCGCACCGCTCCGGCATACGGAACGCGATGCGAAACAAGACAGGGTGTCCGCCGGACCGCCCCCCAAGAAAGCCTTCGGAGGCGGTGCCCGCGCGATCCGCTAGTCTTTCACACGGACTCCGCGATTGCAACGTGTTGCGGAAGGATGGTGGGGGTGCGGCGGGGATGGACAATTCACCCCCCTTGGGCTACTCTATCGCAACATGACACGGAGTCCACGCGGACTCGAGGAAAGGGGGCTTGGTGCACACAGCACACGTGGTATGAGCAAGCAGGACAACATCGAGGTTACGGGCACGGTGAGGGAGAGCCTTCCCAACGCCATGTTCAAGGTCGAACTGGACAACAAGCACAACGTACTTGCGTACACCGCGGGCAAGATGCGCAAGTTCTACATCAAGATTCTGCCCGGAGACCGGGTGACGCTCGAGCTGTCGCCCTATGACCTGAGCCGCGGCCGGATTACCTACCGGCATCGCAACTAAGGCACCTACCCACTGGCGCACGCACGGCCGATACCGGCGTGCCGCGTGCACCACCGGACACCGCACTAGGAGGCGGGCATACGCTCCATGATGTCGCGGCGCGCGGCTTGGGCGCGCCGCACCACGGCCTCCTCGTCGAGCAGGGTACAGCGGCGTTCGCGCATCAGCACCTTGCCGTCGGCCATCACCGTGTCCACGTCGGTGGCCTTGGCGCAATGCACCAACTGACTCACCAGGTCGTTGACGGGCTGGAAATGCGGCTTGTCCACGTCCACCAGGATCAGGTCCGCGCGCTTGCCCACCTCCACCGTGCCGCAGACCGACCCGAGGCCCAGCGCCTGGGCGCCGTCGGCCGTGCCCATGCGCAGAACCGTGTAGGGATCGATGACGCCGGCGTCCTGGTGTTTGACCTTCTGCAACAGTGACGCCGCCTTCATGGTCTCGAACAGGTCCTGGCCGTGGTTGCTCGCCGCGCCGTCCGTGCCCAGACCGACCCGGACGCCGGCCGCCAGCATCTCCAC
This region includes:
- a CDS encoding amidohydrolase family protein; its protein translation is MAKNGYRILDSDMHIMEPPDLWEKYLEPEFRPYAPRGVTSENVRDLRMVHPDGRLWGLPEVHAGNVTQGHNFKKNQGIYGTHAERGWTPEVQLEAMDIEGIDVAVLYPTRGLQALSEADMEPRFAAAVARAYNNWLHDFCAADPTRLLGAGMLSPFDVDAAVAEATRCARELGFRGIFMRSNPVNDRSFHDPCYEPLWSALEELHMPLGLHESSSSGVRQVGDQFEPNFMLRRVFAQPVEQMLAMGSICAGGVLARHPNLRVAFLEANCGWLPWLLWRMDEACEREADVWSPDLAMPPSEYFKRQCFVSVEPDEEPVKYVIDYLGNERIVFSTDYPHGDSKFPHAVESFLDLATISEEDKHKILWDNCAAYYALDRDG
- a CDS encoding DUF423 domain-containing protein; protein product: MGADRLFLLLGSLSGFAGVALGAFAAHGLRSRLSVEMFDIFEVGVRYQMYHALGLVAVALAFGRWPRPEFLVAGWSFVVGTVVFSGSLYVLSLSGIRWLGAITPIGGLAFLVGWLSLAWGAWKG
- the infA gene encoding translation initiation factor IF-1, which produces MSKQDNIEVTGTVRESLPNAMFKVELDNKHNVLAYTAGKMRKFYIKILPGDRVTLELSPYDLSRGRITYRHRN